From the Psilocybe cubensis strain MGC-MH-2018 chromosome 9, whole genome shotgun sequence genome, one window contains:
- a CDS encoding Purine-cytosine permease fcyB: MLELGQLDHLLPLKAESVEITGKIHNAPPKGILERLTATLLKLGVETEGTRPIPAEQRTDTRIYQMFWLWFSVNFNILPFTTGSAGPAFFGLGLESSLLTILFTDILLYGAIIPSVLNVISMQGFLILNCIIGGQILSAASNGRLDDTLGIIVISVISLVVCFCGYRVMHWFESTAWVPAAIVLPILLGLGNKHLNPSNIPSVPAPTVSQIMSFATFVASSSVAWCTVTPDYGVYHDSKASSLKIFLYVTWNMVGAAFAAAAPGVPSWQLGYDEGRNLGGLLRAVLAPTKGFGNFVLVIIALNTSCAAAPTMYSFGTSFLAITPTLARVPRYIFVIISEIILIPLAIIGAKRFYSTLVDVLSYWSTAFGIIVLAEHFIFRRSSFQCYNIKHWDQGRYLPVGGAAVASFLAAVAFIIAGMEQTWFTGPIAKKGTGDIGVFVAAGAALVFYIPLRALERRVWPGR, from the exons ATGTTGGAACTGGGACAACTTGACCATCTGTTACCTCTAAAGGCTGAGTCGGTAGAGATAACAGGCAAAATCCATAATGCACCACCAAAAGGTATATTGGAAAGACTCACGGCAACGCTGCTGAAATTAGGAGTGGAAACAGAAGG GACAAGGCCTATTCCAGCTGAACAACGCACCGACACGCGTATCTACCAGATGTTCTGGCTCTGGTTCTCAGTCAACTTCAATATCTTGCCGTTCACCACAGGTTCGGCTGGGCCAGCATTTTTTGGTCTTGGATTGGAGAGCTCTCTCCTCACCATACTTTTCACTGATATCCT ACTCTATGGAGCAATTATTCCCAGCGTTCTTAACGTCATTTCTATGCAAGGGTTTTTGATCCTAAATTGTATAATTGGAGGACAGATTCTCTCTGCTGCTTCCAATGGGAGGCTGGACGACACACTTGGAATAATAGTTATCTCTGTTATATCACTTGTTGTCTGCTTCTGCGGGTATCGGGTTATGCACTG GTTCGAAAGTACTGCATGGGTTCCTGCGGCGATTGTACTTCCCATTCTTCTCGGTTTAGGGAATAAGCATCTAAACCCGTCGAACATTCCTTCTGTTCCGGCACCGACAGTGTCACAAATTATGTCGTTTGCGACATTTGTAGCATCATCTTCAGTGGCCTGGTGTACTGTCACACCTGACTATGGTGTGTATCATGACAGCAAAGCATCTTC CCTCAAAATCTTCCTATAT GTGACGTGGAATATGGTAGGAGCAGCATTCGCGGCTGCAGCTCCGGGAGTCCCATCTTGGCAGCTGGGGTACGATGAAGGCCGCAATCTTGGTGGCCTTCTCCGAGCCGTTCTTGCTCCTACAAAGGGATTCGGAAACTTTGTTTTGGTGATCATCGCTCTAAATACATCATGTGCGGCAGCACCTACCATGTACAGTTTTG GAACCAGCTTCCTGGCTATTACGCCTACGTTAGCACGGGTCCCTCGATATATCTTTGTTATTATCTCTGAGATAAT ATTAATACCTCTAGCCATTATTGGCGCAAAACGATTTTACAGCACATTGGTCGACGTTCTAA GCTACTGGTCGACCGCCTTTGGCATTATCGTGTTAGCCGAGCACTTCATCTTCCGTCGTTCTTCATTCCAATGCTACAACATCAAACACTGGGATCAAGGAAGATATCTACCTGTGGGAGGCGCCGCTGTAGCCTCGTTTCTCGCAGCAGTCGCGTTTATTATAGCAGGCATGGAGCAGACGTGGTTTACAGGCCCGATTGCTAAGAAGGGGACAGGAGATATAGGCGTTTTTGTCGCTGCGGGCGCGGCGCTTGTATTTTACATTCCGCTACGTGCGCTTGAGCGGCGGGTGTGGCCAGGAAGATAG
- a CDS encoding Purine-cytosine permease FCY21, which yields MTTAALDDDSKRPKSLKGESFKDSSANVNYGTIRELLQRLIGLLSKWGVETEGVAPISKDRRTDTRIYQMFWLWFSVNFNVLAFSTGSAGPAFFGLDLRNSLLILLVVDVMYIFSISSSPCVETQRSTLYLRTCMVPAYFAVLGPKLGMRGMVQSRFSWGLYGAIIPSFLNVVSTLGFLILNCIIGGQIIAAVSTKLDDTLGIVIISLISLVVTFFGYRVMHWFENFAWVPSVITFPILLGLANKHLNPSTMPSLPTPPASSVLSFASFVASSVITWHMIGAAFASAAPGIPSWNEGYDNGNDLGGLLSAVLSPSGGFSKFLLVLIALGTSCAVAPTMYTFGTSFMAITPAFSHIPRFAFAIVAEIILVPLAIIGAKKFYSTLVDILSVIGYWSTSFGAIVLIEHFVFRMSFESYDIERWDNAGLLPPGIAAVTAFLGSFGIIIPSMQQTWYTGPIAASGTGDIGVFTGAAVAVLLYTPLRAIERRLWPGR from the exons ATGACCACAGCCGCTTTGGACGACGACTCTAAGAGGCCCAAATCCTTGAAAGGCGAGTCTTTCAAGGATTCCTCCGCAAATGTGAATTACGGCACAATCAGGGAACTGCTGCAGAGGTTGATAGGACTACTGTCAAAATGGGGGGTTGAAACCGAGGG GGTTGCTCCAATTTCAAAGGACAGGCGCACAGATACTCGTATCTACCAGATGTTCTGGCTTTGGTTTtctgtcaatttcaatgTCCTTGCATTCAGTACTGGAAGTGCAGGTCCAGCATTCTTTGGACTAGATTTGAGGAACTCTCTGCTGATATTGCTTGTGGTTGATGTTatgtatattttttctatctCATCGTCGCCATGTGTTGAGACTCAACGTTCAACGCTTTACCTCAGAACTTGCATGGTTCCCGCGTACTT TGCTGTCCTCGGTCCAAAGCTCGGTATGCGAGGCATGGTGCAATCCCGGTTCTCTTGGGG CTTGTACGGTGCCATAATTCCAAGTTTTCTCAACGTTGTCTCGACCTTGGGATTCCTGATACTGAACTGTATCATTGGTGGGCAAATCATTGCAGCTGTATCGACTAAGTTGGATGATACCCTCGGTATCGTTATCATATCCTTGATTTCTCTCGTG GTTACATTTTTTGGCTATCGTGTGATGCATTG GTTCGAGAACTTTGCATGGGTTCCTTCCGTCATTACCTTCCCCATCTTACTGGGCCTCGCAAACAAGCATTTAAACCCTTCCACTATGCCCTCCCTCCCTACTCCACCAGCCTCAAGTGTGCTATCTTTCGCATCATTTGTAGCATCGAGCGTTATCA CCTGGCACATGATTGGGGCAGCATTCGCCTCGGCTGCGCCGGGAATTCCGTCATGGAACGAAGGGTATGACAATGGAAACGACCTCGGTGGCCTCCTTAGCGCCGTTCTCTCTCCGTCAGGTGGATTCAGTAAATTTTTACTTGTACTGATAGCATTAGGAACCTCTTGCGCCGTAGCGCCTACTATGTACACATTTG GCACGAGCTTCATGGCAATAACCCCTGCGTTTAGTCATATTCCGAGATTCGCATTCGCAATTGTAGCCGAAATAAT CCTCGTACCATTAGCAATAATCGGTGCCAAAAAATTTTACAGCACCCTTGTTGATATTTTGA GTGTGATCGGATACTGGTCGACCTCGTTCGGTGCAATTGTCCTGATTGAACATTTCGTTTTTCGAATGTCTTTCGAAAGCTATGACATAGAACGATGGGATAATGCTGGACTCCTGCCCCCTGGTATTGCGGCCGTTACCGCCTTCCTGGGGTCGTTTGGGATTATCATTCCTTCGATGCAGCAAACGTGGTACACTGGACCTATCGCTGCGTCCGGTACTGGTGATATTGGTGTGTTTACTGGGGCAGCAGTCGCGGTGCTCCTGTACACCCCGCTGAGGGCAATTGAACGGCGGTTATGGCCCGGAAGGTAA
- a CDS encoding Purine-cytosine permease fcyB, with protein MVGAAFAAAAPQVPSWQLGYGENGNLGGLLLAIFAPTKGFGNFVLVVLALNTSCAAAPTMYSFGTSFLAITPALARVPRYIFVIISEIILIPLAIIGAKRFYSTIVNVLSVIGYWTTAYGIIILTEHFLFRHASFRSYNTAHWDQSRHLPVGIAAAASFLCAVAFIVLCMEQTWFTGPIAKMGTGDIGVFVAAGAAVVFYVPLRALERKVWPGR; from the exons ATGGTGGGCGCAGCATTTGCCGCTGCAGCCCCGCAAGTCCCGTCATGGCAGCTAGGGTACGGTGAAAACGGCAATCTCGGCGGCCTTCTCCTCGCCATCTTCGCGCCCACGAAGGGATTCGGGAACTTTGTGCTGGTTGTCCTTGCGCTGAATACATCATGTGCTGCGGCGCCTACGATGTACAGTTTCG GCACGAGCTTTTTGGCTATCACTCCTGCTTTGGCTCGGGTCCCTCGATATATCTTCGTGATTATCTCTGAGATAAT ATTGATCCCCCTAGCCATCATCGGAGCCAAACGATTCTACAGTACAATAGTCAACGTCCTAA GCGTAATAGGCTACTGGACAACCGCCTACGGCATCATCATCCTAACCGAACACTTCCTCTTCCGCCACGCCTCCTTCCGGTCCTACAACACCGCGCACTGGGACCAAAGCCGACATCTACCCGTGGGGATCGCAGCCGCCGCGTCGTTCCTTTGCGCAGTGGCGTTCATTGTGCTGTGTATGGAGCAGACGTGGTTTACGGGCCCGATTGCGAAGATGGGGACGGGGGATATAGGCGTGTTTGTTGCTGCTGGCGCGGCAGTTGTGTTTTATGTCCCGCTTAGAGCGCTGGAGAGGAAGGTGTGGCCTGGAAGATAA
- a CDS encoding Purine-cytosine permease fcyB: MFDKIRCFWDCRARDFIIPSMTTGTMLDDSDNVKKPGSLGRQAVGSESVPLKGESFEDTAANVNEGTFRKLLQRLTERLSKWGVETEGFESFAWVPAVITFPTLLGLANKHLNPSTMPSLPTPSASMMLSFASFVASGVVSWCTITPDYGVYHDHNGSAFKIFLYSYFGFLLPSVGHIVAWGMMGAAFAAAEPGIPSWKEGYDNGNDLGGLLGSVLSPTAIVGARRFYRALVDILSVIGYWSTSFGTIVLIEHFVFRTSFQSYDIERWDKAELLPPGIAAVIAFLGSLGIIIPSMQQTWYTGPIAASGTGDIGVFTGAAVTVLLYTPLRAIERRIWPGR; encoded by the exons ATGTTTGACAAAATTCGATGCTTCTGGG ATTGCCGCGCTCGGGACTTCATCATTCCATCCATGACGACAGGTACGATGTTGGACGATTCGGACAATGTCAAGAAACCCGGGTCTTTAGGGAGACAAGCGGTTGGCTCAGAGTCAGTTCCATTGAAAGGCGAATCTTTCGAGGACACGGCTGCAAATGTGAATGAAGGCACATTTAGAAAACTGCTACAGAGGCTGACAGAACGACTGTCCAAATGGGGTGTTGAAACCGAAGG GTTCGAGAGCTTCGCCTGGGTTCCTGCTGTCATTACCTTCCCCACCTTATTAGGCCTCGCAAACAAACATTTGAACCCTTCCACTATGCCCTCCCTCCCTACTCCATCAGCCTCAATGATGCTATCTTTTGCATCATTTGTAGCATCGGGGGTCGTCAGTTGGTGCACCATTACTCCTGATTACGGGGTATACCATGACCATAACGGGTCAGC CTTCAAAATATTTCTGTACTCATACTTTGGATTTCTGCTCCCAAGTGTTGGTCATATC GTCGCATGGGGCATGATGGGTGCAGCATTTGCGGCGGCAGAGCCTGGAATTCCATCATGGAAGGAAGGGTATGACAACGGCAACGACCTCGGTGGCCTCCTTGGTTCCGTTCTCTCTCCCACAG CTATAGTCGGCGCCAGAAGATTCTACAGAGCGCTTGTTGACATTCTGA GCGTGATCGGATACTGGTCGACCTCGTTCGGTACAATCGTTTTGATTGAACATTTTGTTTTCCGAACCTCTTTTCAAAGCTATGATATAGAAAGATGGGATAAAGCCGAACTCTTACCCCCTGGCATTGCAGCCGTTATTGCCTTTCTGGGGTCGCTTGGGATAATCATTCCTTCAATGCAGCAAACATGGTACACTGGTCCCATCGCCGCTTCCGGTACTGGTGACATTGGAGTGTTTACTGGGGCAGCAGTTACAGTGCTGCTATACACGCCTCTGAGGGCAATTGAACGGCGGATATGGCCCGGAAGGTAA
- a CDS encoding Purine-cytosine permease fcyB — protein MLELGQLNHPSSVNVDCVDRTRDFGNTPPKGHAFGKLTERLMKLGVEIEGTRPIPPEQRTDTRIYQLFWLWFSVNFNILSFTTGTAGPAFFGLGLESSLLTILFTDIL, from the exons ATGTTGGAGTTGGGGCAACTCAATCACCCGTCGTCTGTTAATGTCGACTGCGTAGATAGGACACGCGACTTCGGCAATACGCCACCAAAAGGTCACGCATTTGGAAAGCTTACGGAGAGGTTGATGAAATTAGGAGTAGAGATTGAAGG GACAAGGCCTATTCCACCTGAGCAACGCACCGACACGCGTATCTACCAATTATTCTGGCTCTGGTTCTCAGTCAACTTCAACATCTTGTCGTTCACCACGGGCACTGCTGGTCCAGCTTTCTTTGGTCTTGGATTAGAAAGTTCTCTCCTCACCATACTTTTCACTGATATCCTGTGA